The sequence below is a genomic window from Setaria italica strain Yugu1 chromosome IV, Setaria_italica_v2.0, whole genome shotgun sequence.
TTCATGGTGCGCTCTGCTCGGGGGATATTGCCAAAGTGGGGAGCATGAGAAGGTTCTCTCATTGTTTCGGCAGATGGATATGGAGGATGATAACTGGTATAGCTTGGGGACTCTTCTGCGGTCTTGTGCTGGCCTGTCTGCAGTGAAGCTAGGAAAAGAAATCCATTGCCGTTTTATGAGGATGAGAGGCTGCAGAGACGTCATTGTGGAGTCCGCACTCGTCGACCTGTATGCGAAATGTGGTGCGGTAGAATACGCGCACAGGGTTTTTAAAAGGAGCAGTGTCCGCAACATGATTACTTGGAATGCCATGATTTGTGGTTTTGCTCAGAATGGCCATGGCGAGCAGGCTATCAGTCTGTTCAATAAGATGGTCAGAGAAGGGGTCAGGCCAGACTACATCAGTTTCATTGGTGTTCTTTTTGCCTGTAGTCATACTGGTATGGTTGAGGAAGGAAGGAACTACTTCAACTCGATGACCAAGGACTACGGCATTGCCCCTGGTATTGAACATTACAATTGCATGGTTGACCTCCTCAGTAGGGTAGAGCTTCTGGAAGAGGCTGAAGATCTGGTAAACAAGTCACCATTTAGGGATGACTCGTCACTGTGGGCAGCAATCCTTGGTGCCTGCGCCACACATACTAACCCAGATGTAGCAGTAAGGGTTGCCAAGTTAATGATGGAATTGGAGCCCCGATACCACTTGAGCTATGTTCTTCTTGAAAATGTATACAGAACCATTGGGCGATGGGAAGATGCTGTGGAGGTAAGGGAGCTGATGAAATCAAGAAAGGTGAAGAAAGAACCTGGAACAAGCTGGATTGATGCAAACAGAAGCAAACTGTACATGTGTAAGGCTAAGGAGGGAGCTTCACAACTTGTAGCCTCTGGGGACATGAGTGCAGATGAGGAAGTACAGTTCATATGATTGATTTGGCTTTGGTGGTCATTCGGATATGAAATAATGCTTATAAGTCATTTCTGAATTGTCCGGAAGAATTATAGCAGGTCTTGTTTTGAAAAGGCTGTACTTTTATGAATTGCTGCTGCAAATTGACACCAGCTGGACTCTTGCAAAATTGAGTCCATGAATTGATAAAAATCATGATCGGCCTGCTCTGCAAATATAATCGTATCTGCTTTACACTTACATCATAGATTATTGTCGGTGCAACCACAGAGGCTCTTAGTGTTTGCAGACTAGGGTTGGTTGGCCTTGGCCACTTTGGAGACAAAAGGGATCTGTCAAGCAAGCTGTCCACAGCTGTAGGCTTCCTTTTGTAAGGACGAGTACATGTAACTGTACCCGGTTTAGTAATAAGTAATCCAAATTTTCATGATTTCACCTGATCTTTGCTTCCAGCTGATAGCATAACTAGTTTCAGTCAAAAGTGTTCCTTCAGGATTCAAGATGAGGTACTCCTGTTATGTTACTC
It includes:
- the LOC101755286 gene encoding pentatricopeptide repeat-containing protein At1g03540, whose product is MPSLPSPASPPGVAAVLRLLESRDLPAAARHLPHALRAFDDLPRRDVVAHSSVLAAFLRAGLPRRALLHLRTMAAGGCGADEDVAPSAHALSAAAKACAVLRDLRAGACVHGTIVVRGFGDDGVVLSALVDMYGHAGAPADARKAFEEMHAPDGICYTSLISAFVRNDCFEEALRWFRTMVATKGVWPDGCTFGSMMTALGNLKRARQGKEAHAQVITHGLCGNVIVESSTLDMYAKCGMMVDARKVFDRMKVRNPVSWCALLGGYCQSGEHEKVLSLFRQMDMEDDNWYSLGTLLRSCAGLSAVKLGKEIHCRFMRMRGCRDVIVESALVDLYAKCGAVEYAHRVFKRSSVRNMITWNAMICGFAQNGHGEQAISLFNKMVREGVRPDYISFIGVLFACSHTGMVEEGRNYFNSMTKDYGIAPGIEHYNCMVDLLSRVELLEEAEDLVNKSPFRDDSSLWAAILGACATHTNPDVAVRVAKLMMELEPRYHLSYVLLENVYRTIGRWEDAVEVRELMKSRKVKKEPGTSWIDANRSKLYMCKAKEGASQLVASGDMSADEEVQFI